One Pseudomonas muyukensis DNA segment encodes these proteins:
- a CDS encoding Lrp/AsnC family transcriptional regulator, whose protein sequence is MLGELDAYDRRILQLLQEDASLSSAQIAERVGLSQSPCWRRIQRLREEGVIRGQVTLLDRKKVGLNTQIFAEVKLNAHGRSNFAEFTEAIRGFPEVLECYVLMGAVDFLLRIVTSDIEAYERFFFEKLSNVPGIQEVNSIVALSEIKSTTSLPLGR, encoded by the coding sequence ATGCTTGGCGAATTGGACGCCTATGATCGGCGCATTCTGCAACTGCTGCAGGAAGACGCCTCGTTATCCAGCGCGCAGATCGCCGAGCGTGTTGGCTTGTCGCAGTCACCCTGCTGGCGGCGAATCCAACGCCTGAGGGAGGAGGGGGTGATTCGTGGGCAGGTGACCTTGCTGGATCGCAAGAAGGTCGGGCTGAACACGCAGATCTTCGCCGAGGTGAAGCTCAATGCCCACGGGCGTTCGAACTTCGCCGAGTTCACCGAGGCGATCCGCGGCTTTCCTGAGGTGCTGGAGTGCTATGTGCTGATGGGCGCGGTGGATTTTCTGCTGCGCATCGTGACCTCGGATATCGAGGCATATGAGCGGTTTTTCTTCGAAAAGCTGTCGAACGTGCCGGGGATTCAGGAGGTGAACTCGATCGTGGCGCTGTCAGAAATCAAGAGCACCACCAGCCTGCCGTTGGGGCGCTGA